In Stomoxys calcitrans chromosome 2, idStoCalc2.1, whole genome shotgun sequence, the following proteins share a genomic window:
- the LOC106083379 gene encoding bromodomain-containing protein 8 isoform X1, translating into MASVQERLQINRTPLDKWSTREQLALASAVLSSGDQNWMSVSRALKLLCGNSKDNLHPRPADWFSQKNCAVQYGHLLEDVETPKRKKRTSESSLSSSPPVEAPTEAVLRRLTEERMQEIKLELRKEQEEYAKILAEIKAIQSGNVEDDQLLQMWADIEKEQEMIRIEEMRMENQMRERELRKQELQRTWRSGGAIPSNSSSSSSLKSSTDTTAVDMDVEDIIGSTKPQTNTGNTAQVPAGTSPLLSSLLKSPTATTPSSSITSSSARASAPTITTLLTGGSIPNSNQPAIIPSRDTSIQLLARPLSGPPENSILPSSSAQQNLLSPSQSAPTLSMLLEKNKSTIIIASEAKNTDLNSTNVKDNESPLAKDSNNESIPMDIEEDLPTTTHIAQDTDLQSDDIDDTDPNEEQQLMEVFKNIGNIEELDIDVSAVINEEVDFLKGVDEDDTAIEEGVLCGQKIEDNEHGMANDMKDKAIETTEDKSEPKIEAKVDLISSDDSNDNLPLAAVASLETSKDKLNESSNESSFLKEDVESTFPKNEADQVDLENESTTVTVKQEMLDEHEAEQNAVANYSENQRNMSLDGNGQEDVFIMPNADEGKGNILAKNESEENQNIDENSQQQVENKVSNEVLDMNAESDHPSEQSESNEPHASIHAQVDLQGEQHMESSSSLSMLQPPPAISIADTDENSSSTDISVQTRKDEKVISKRQMHYQRKSPHDAKTDDEMPNPSSHMAVPSTGGGGNLTPRPTALRKLRERDRSESPMIDDDATTQSDHSTTTNQRSRRRYSSTPVIDSIPNSPASSDRDESRDSRTYKKSLLSIYNVLQNSKHASTLQRILTDDTPTHKVEHLCLKPIDFVSIKKNIESGQIRSVYELQRDVLLMCQNALFVSKTNSAWAKSVLAFQQECQNIREFVPNCFDPQTKLDRETRDTKSSGSTSSSTGGGSASKGRSGSRKSLRLS; encoded by the exons ATGGCGAGCGTTCAGGAGCGTTTACAAATCAATCGCACGCCACTGGATAAATGGTCAACTCGTGAACAACTGGCCCTAGCTTCAGCCGTCTTGTCAAGTGGTGACCAGAATtg GATGTCAGTTAGTCGTGCTCTGAAGCTTTTATGTGGGAATTCCAAAGATAATCTGCATCCAAGACCAGCAGATTGGTTTTCGCAAAAGAATTGTGCCGTTCAGTATGGTCACCTTTTAGAAGATGTTGAGACACCCAAGCGCAAAAAGAGAACTTCAGAAAGTAGTCTATCATCTTCGCCCCCAGTGGAAGCTCCAACTGAAGCTGTGCTGCGGCGTTTGACGGAAGAGCGAATGCAGGAAATTAAGTTGGAGTTAAGAAAGGAACAGGAG GAATATGCAAAAATATTGGCCGAAATAAAGGCAATTCAATCGGGAAATGTTGAGGACGATCAATTACTTCAAATGTGGGCTGATATAGAAAAAGAACAAGAAATGATAAGGATCGAAGAGATGCGAATGGAAAACCAAATGAGGGAAAGGGAATTGCGTAAACAAGAACTGCAAAGAACTTGGCGTTCCGGAGGAGCTATACCTAGCAATTCTTCTTCGTCTAGTTCTCTAAAATCTTCAACCGACACCACAGCTGTTGACATGGATGTGGAAGATATAATAGGTTCCACAAAACCACAGACAAATACCGGCAACACTGCGCAAGTACCAGCTGGAACTTCTCCCTTACTATCGTCTCTCTTAAAGTcgccaacagcaacaacacctTCTAGTAGCATAACATCTTCATCGGCACGCGCGAGTGCACCCACTATAACTACACTTTTGACGGGCGGTTCAATACCAAATTCAAATCAGCCAGCTATAATACCTTCTCGTGATACATCTATTCAGTTATTGGCCAGACCACTCAGCGGGCCTCCCGAAAACTCAATCTTACCATCAAGCTCAGCGCAGCAAAATCTTTTGAGCCCCTCGCAATCAGCACCCACGTTGTCTATGCTTCTAGAAAAGAATAAATCAACAATAATCATCGCAAGCGAAGCAAAGAACACAGATTTGAATTCAACGAATGTAAAGGATAATGAATCACCTCTGGCTAAGGACTCGAATAACGAGTCCATACCCATGGACATAGAAGAAGATTTGCCAACGACCACACATATTGCGCAGGAtaccgatttgcaatcagatGATATTGATGACACAGATCCCAACGAGGAGCAGCAATTGATGgaagtcttcaaaaatataggCAATATAGAGGAACTTGATATCGATGTATCTGCGGTCATCAATGAGGAGGTAGATTTTCTTAAAGGAGTCGATGAAGATGATACTGCTATAGAAGAAGGCGTACTGTGTGGGCAAAAGATAGAGGACAACGAACATGGTATGGCAAATGATATGAAGGATAAGGCGATAGAAACAACGGAAGACAAAAGTGAGCCAAAAATTGAGGCAAAAGTCGATCTCATATCTAGTGATGACTCCAACGACAATTTACCCTTAGCTGCAGTTGCTTCTTTGGAAACTTCCAAAGACAAATTGAACGAATCTTCAAATGAGAGTAGTTTTTTAAAAGAGGATGTAGAGTCCACATTTCCAAAAAACGAAGCAGATCAAGTAGACTTAGAAAATGAGTCTACTACAGTGACAGTAAAGCAAGAGATGTTGGACGAACATGAAGCCGAGCAAAACGCAGTTGCAAATTATAGTGAGAATCAAAGAAATATGTCCTTAGATGGTAACGGACAAGAGGATGTTTTCATTATGCCCAATGCAGATGAGGGAAAGGGAAACATTTTAGCGAAAAACGAGAGcgaagaaaatcaaaatatcGATGAAAATTCCCAACAGCAGGTTGAAAACAAGGTCTCCAACGAAGTCTTGGATATGAATG CAGAATCAGACCACCCTTCAGAACAAAGCGAGAGTAATGAGCCTCATGCCTCAATTCATGCTCAAGTAGATTTGCAGGGTGAACAGCACAtggaatcatcatcatcactttCTATGCTGCAGCCTCCGCCCGCCATTTCCATAGCAGACACTGATGAAAATTCTTCTTCAACAGATATCAGTGTGCAAACTCGCAAGGATGAGAAAGTCATTTCGAAAAGACAAATGCATTATCAAAGAAAAAGCCCCCACGACGCCAAGACTGACGATGAAATGCCTAATCCATCCTCACATATGGCTGTACCAAGTACTGGCGGTGGCGGCAACTTAACGCCTCGTCCGACTGCCTTGCGAAAACTACGTGAGCGTGACCGCTCAGAAAGTCCAATGATAGACGATGATGCCACAACGCAGAGTGATCATTCCACTACCACAAATCAGCGTTCAAGACGCCGTTATTCATCGACTCCGGTGATTGACAGTATTCCAAATTCTCCTGCCTCCAGTGATCGCGATGAATCAAGAGATTCTAGGACATACAAAAAATCATTGCTTAGCATATACAACGTATTGCAAAACAGTAAACATGCTTCGACGTTACAAAGAATTCTAACTGACGATACACCCACTCACAAAGTAGAACATTTATGCCTAAAGCCCATAGACTTTGTGAGcattaagaaaaatattgagTCAGGTCAAATACGCTCTGTGTATGAACTTCAGAGAGATGTTCTGCTAATGTGTCAAAATGCCTTGTTCGTTTCAAAAACGAATTCGGCTTGGGCAAAAAGCGTTTTGGCTTTCCAGCAGGAGTGTCAAAACATACGAGAGTTTGTGCCTAATTGTTTCGATCCACAAACCAAATTAGACCGCGAAACTAGAGACACAAAATCTAGTGGGTCAACCTCTTCTTCAACGGGTGGCGGCAGTGCATCAAAAGGCcgaagtggctcaagaaaaagTTTACGTTTATCCTAA
- the LOC106083379 gene encoding bromodomain-containing protein 8 isoform X2, translating into MASVQERLQINRTPLDKWSTREQLALASAVLSSGDQNWMSVSRALKLLCGNSKDNLHPRPADWFSQKNCAVQYGHLLEDVETPKRKKRTSESSLSSSPPVEAPTEAVLRRLTEERMQEIKLELRKEQEEYAKILAEIKAIQSGNVEDDQLLQMWADIEKEQEMIRIEEMRMENQMRERELRKQELQRTWRSGGAIPSNSSSSSSLKSSTDTTAVDMDVEDIIGSTKPQTNTGNTAQVPAGTSPLLSSLLKSPTATTPSSSITSSSARASAPTITTLLTGGSIPNSNQPAIIPSRDTSIQLLARPLSGPPENSILPSSSAQQNLLSPSQSAPTLSMLLEKNKSTIIIASEAKNTDLNSTNVKDNESPLAKDSNNESIPMDIEEDLPTTTHIAQDTDLQSDDIDDTDPNEEQQLMEVFKNIGNIEELDIDVSAVINEEVDFLKGVDEDDTAIEEGVLCGQKIEDNEHGMANDMKDKAIETTEDKSEPKIEAKVDLISSDDSNDNLPLAAVASLETSKDKLNESSNESSFLKEDVESTFPKNEADQVDLENESTTVTVKQEMLDEHEAEQNAVANYSENQRNMSLDGNGQEDVFIMPNADEGKGNILAKNESEENQNIDENSQQQVENKVSNEVLDMNESDHPSEQSESNEPHASIHAQVDLQGEQHMESSSSLSMLQPPPAISIADTDENSSSTDISVQTRKDEKVISKRQMHYQRKSPHDAKTDDEMPNPSSHMAVPSTGGGGNLTPRPTALRKLRERDRSESPMIDDDATTQSDHSTTTNQRSRRRYSSTPVIDSIPNSPASSDRDESRDSRTYKKSLLSIYNVLQNSKHASTLQRILTDDTPTHKVEHLCLKPIDFVSIKKNIESGQIRSVYELQRDVLLMCQNALFVSKTNSAWAKSVLAFQQECQNIREFVPNCFDPQTKLDRETRDTKSSGSTSSSTGGGSASKGRSGSRKSLRLS; encoded by the exons ATGGCGAGCGTTCAGGAGCGTTTACAAATCAATCGCACGCCACTGGATAAATGGTCAACTCGTGAACAACTGGCCCTAGCTTCAGCCGTCTTGTCAAGTGGTGACCAGAATtg GATGTCAGTTAGTCGTGCTCTGAAGCTTTTATGTGGGAATTCCAAAGATAATCTGCATCCAAGACCAGCAGATTGGTTTTCGCAAAAGAATTGTGCCGTTCAGTATGGTCACCTTTTAGAAGATGTTGAGACACCCAAGCGCAAAAAGAGAACTTCAGAAAGTAGTCTATCATCTTCGCCCCCAGTGGAAGCTCCAACTGAAGCTGTGCTGCGGCGTTTGACGGAAGAGCGAATGCAGGAAATTAAGTTGGAGTTAAGAAAGGAACAGGAG GAATATGCAAAAATATTGGCCGAAATAAAGGCAATTCAATCGGGAAATGTTGAGGACGATCAATTACTTCAAATGTGGGCTGATATAGAAAAAGAACAAGAAATGATAAGGATCGAAGAGATGCGAATGGAAAACCAAATGAGGGAAAGGGAATTGCGTAAACAAGAACTGCAAAGAACTTGGCGTTCCGGAGGAGCTATACCTAGCAATTCTTCTTCGTCTAGTTCTCTAAAATCTTCAACCGACACCACAGCTGTTGACATGGATGTGGAAGATATAATAGGTTCCACAAAACCACAGACAAATACCGGCAACACTGCGCAAGTACCAGCTGGAACTTCTCCCTTACTATCGTCTCTCTTAAAGTcgccaacagcaacaacacctTCTAGTAGCATAACATCTTCATCGGCACGCGCGAGTGCACCCACTATAACTACACTTTTGACGGGCGGTTCAATACCAAATTCAAATCAGCCAGCTATAATACCTTCTCGTGATACATCTATTCAGTTATTGGCCAGACCACTCAGCGGGCCTCCCGAAAACTCAATCTTACCATCAAGCTCAGCGCAGCAAAATCTTTTGAGCCCCTCGCAATCAGCACCCACGTTGTCTATGCTTCTAGAAAAGAATAAATCAACAATAATCATCGCAAGCGAAGCAAAGAACACAGATTTGAATTCAACGAATGTAAAGGATAATGAATCACCTCTGGCTAAGGACTCGAATAACGAGTCCATACCCATGGACATAGAAGAAGATTTGCCAACGACCACACATATTGCGCAGGAtaccgatttgcaatcagatGATATTGATGACACAGATCCCAACGAGGAGCAGCAATTGATGgaagtcttcaaaaatataggCAATATAGAGGAACTTGATATCGATGTATCTGCGGTCATCAATGAGGAGGTAGATTTTCTTAAAGGAGTCGATGAAGATGATACTGCTATAGAAGAAGGCGTACTGTGTGGGCAAAAGATAGAGGACAACGAACATGGTATGGCAAATGATATGAAGGATAAGGCGATAGAAACAACGGAAGACAAAAGTGAGCCAAAAATTGAGGCAAAAGTCGATCTCATATCTAGTGATGACTCCAACGACAATTTACCCTTAGCTGCAGTTGCTTCTTTGGAAACTTCCAAAGACAAATTGAACGAATCTTCAAATGAGAGTAGTTTTTTAAAAGAGGATGTAGAGTCCACATTTCCAAAAAACGAAGCAGATCAAGTAGACTTAGAAAATGAGTCTACTACAGTGACAGTAAAGCAAGAGATGTTGGACGAACATGAAGCCGAGCAAAACGCAGTTGCAAATTATAGTGAGAATCAAAGAAATATGTCCTTAGATGGTAACGGACAAGAGGATGTTTTCATTATGCCCAATGCAGATGAGGGAAAGGGAAACATTTTAGCGAAAAACGAGAGcgaagaaaatcaaaatatcGATGAAAATTCCCAACAGCAGGTTGAAAACAAGGTCTCCAACGAAGTCTTGGATATGAATG AATCAGACCACCCTTCAGAACAAAGCGAGAGTAATGAGCCTCATGCCTCAATTCATGCTCAAGTAGATTTGCAGGGTGAACAGCACAtggaatcatcatcatcactttCTATGCTGCAGCCTCCGCCCGCCATTTCCATAGCAGACACTGATGAAAATTCTTCTTCAACAGATATCAGTGTGCAAACTCGCAAGGATGAGAAAGTCATTTCGAAAAGACAAATGCATTATCAAAGAAAAAGCCCCCACGACGCCAAGACTGACGATGAAATGCCTAATCCATCCTCACATATGGCTGTACCAAGTACTGGCGGTGGCGGCAACTTAACGCCTCGTCCGACTGCCTTGCGAAAACTACGTGAGCGTGACCGCTCAGAAAGTCCAATGATAGACGATGATGCCACAACGCAGAGTGATCATTCCACTACCACAAATCAGCGTTCAAGACGCCGTTATTCATCGACTCCGGTGATTGACAGTATTCCAAATTCTCCTGCCTCCAGTGATCGCGATGAATCAAGAGATTCTAGGACATACAAAAAATCATTGCTTAGCATATACAACGTATTGCAAAACAGTAAACATGCTTCGACGTTACAAAGAATTCTAACTGACGATACACCCACTCACAAAGTAGAACATTTATGCCTAAAGCCCATAGACTTTGTGAGcattaagaaaaatattgagTCAGGTCAAATACGCTCTGTGTATGAACTTCAGAGAGATGTTCTGCTAATGTGTCAAAATGCCTTGTTCGTTTCAAAAACGAATTCGGCTTGGGCAAAAAGCGTTTTGGCTTTCCAGCAGGAGTGTCAAAACATACGAGAGTTTGTGCCTAATTGTTTCGATCCACAAACCAAATTAGACCGCGAAACTAGAGACACAAAATCTAGTGGGTCAACCTCTTCTTCAACGGGTGGCGGCAGTGCATCAAAAGGCcgaagtggctcaagaaaaagTTTACGTTTATCCTAA
- the LOC106083384 gene encoding uncharacterized protein LOC106083384 yields the protein MCRFHVRELLLYFYYITVIGHHQGAANRANIYKIPRQNPTQNPMTKVIINDMRAAFYPITNDSRLTENVVTHMYNFKLLNSNKHATMMFKLPVNEIEQDNRQAERTLFMERLQFMEPKFPNLTDSYMTLRRFKFSKAPINEHISKLMKKEMQEIEQQPLNDPWSHLGLNGWDGDIADPFNVTQSVPSKIGNEYPHIEITKDLYGGISSTEYFKDIEQKEKRQREEFMKEMDTNVFIARANDPFGYSTKWQLRKSNQTKHKRDVLRLYSMLQCSTGCEPLIYKGYGCYCGFLGNGIPTDGIDRCCKIHDKCYEQSNCPSYLEYFVPYVWKCYRGKPLCAIDHGEWGGPDSCAARLCYCDLRLSRCLREFSCPQKRAVCRSSLSRRLQNILFVK from the exons ATGTGCCGCTTTCATGTTAGAGAACTTTTACTTTATTTCTATTATATAACGGTTATTGGGCATCATCAAGGTGCCGCGAATCGGGCAAACATTTATAAAATTCCCCGCCAAAATCCTACTCAAAATCCCATGACAAAAGTTATCATAAACGATATGAGAGCAGCCTTTTATCCCATAACCAATGATTCGCGCCTAACTGAGAATGTTGTGACGCACATGTATAACTTCAAACTACTCAATTCCAATAAGCATGCCACCATGATGTTCAAATTACCTGTCAACGAAATTGAACAGGATAATCGACAAGCGGAGAGGACCTTATTTATGGAACGTCTGCAATTTATGGAGCCCAAATTCCCCAATCTAACAGACTCTTACATGACTCTGAGGAGATTCAAATTCTCCAAAGCTCCTATTAATGAGCATATTAGTAAACTGATGAAAAAAGAAATGCAGGAAATAGAACAGCAACCACTCAATGATCCTTGGTCACATTTGGGGCTTAATGGCTGGGATGGAGATATTGCTGATCCATTTAATGTCACTCAAAG tgttccttcgaagattggaaatgaatatcctcatattgaaatAACCAAAGATTTATATGGAGGCATCTCATCAACGGAATATTTCAAAGATATCGAACAAAAGGAAAAAAGGCAACGGGAGGAGTTTATGAAAGAAATGGATACGAATGTGTTTATAGCCAGAGCAAATGACCCGTTTGGTTAttcaacaaaatggcaattaag AAAATCTAATCAAACCAAACACAAAAGAGATGTCTTGCGTTTGTACTCAATGTTGCAGTGCTCTACTGGCTGTGAACCTTTAATCTATAAAGGTTATGGATGTTATTGTGGATTCTTGGGAaatggcatacccacagatggAATTGATCGTTGCTGTAAAATACATGACAAATGCTATGAACAAAGCAACTGTCCTTCATATTTGGAATACTTTGTGCCCTATGTGTGGAAGTGTTATCGTGGCAAACCTTTGTGCGCCATAGATCATGGTGAATGGGGAGGACCGGACTCCTGTGCTGCCCGTTTGTGTTATTGTGACTTGCGCCTATCACGTTGTTTGCGAGAATTTTCATGTCCACAGAAAAGGGCAGTATGTCGATCATCACTTTCCAGACGTTTGCAAAATATATTATTTGTAAAATAA
- the LOC106083398 gene encoding diphthine methyl ester synthase, whose protein sequence is MFYLIGLGLGDPKDITVKGLEIVKQCARVYLEMYTSILGCPKEELEAFYGRPVLLADRDLVEQGADEILAGSGEEDVALLVVGDPFGATTHTDFILRAKEKKIPYKVIHNASIMNAIGCCGLQLYKFGETVSIPYWDETWKPDSFYDKIKLNRLHNMHTLCLLDIKVKEPTLESLMRGRKEYMPPRFMTVAEAAQQLLAIVEKKDALERNTILNEQSLCVGLARVGHDNQRIVVSTLRDMASTDLGGPLHSIVIPAKEMHPLEVEFLQQFAATLKLEDYNH, encoded by the exons atgttttatttaattggtTTGGGCTTAGGAGATCCCAAGGACATTACAGTGAAAGGCCTTGAAATTGTAAAACAATGTGCTCGAGTGTATTTAGAAATGTATACATCCATATTGGGCTGCCCCAAGGAAGAACTG GAAGCTTTTTATGGACGACCAGTATTATTGGCGGACCGCGACCTTGTTGAACaaggtgcagatgaaatattgGCTGGTTCAGGCGAAGAAGATGTTGCATTATTGGTTGTGGGTGATCCATTTGGCGCCACAACACACACGGACTTTATTTTAAGAGCAAAAGAGAAGAAAATCCCCTATAAAGTGATACACAATGCCTCCATTATGAACGCCATTGGTTGCTGTGGCCTTCAACTGTACAAGTTTGGTGAAACTGTATCTATACCATATTGGGATGAAACATGGAAACCTGATAGCTTTTATGACAAAATTAAGCTTAATCGACTGCATAATATGCATACTCTTTGTCTGCTAGACATCAAGGTCAAAGAGCCTACGCTTGAATCCTTGATGCGGGGGCGAAAGGAGTACATGCCTCCTCGATTTATGACAGTGGCTGAGGCGGCCCAACAGCTTTTGGCCATAGTGGAGAAGAAAGATGCTTTGGAACGCAATACCATACTGAATGAACAATCTCTGTGTGTGGGGCTGGCAAGAGTGGGCCATGACAATCAGCGTATTGTGGTCAGTACGTTACGAGACATGGCCTCCACCGACTTGGGAGGTCCCCTGCACTCTATTGTAATACCTGCCAAAGAAATGCATCCGCTAGAAGTGGAGTTTTTGCAACAGTTTGCTGCTACACTCAAATTGGAGGATTACAATCACTAG